Proteins encoded in a region of the Trypanosoma brucei gambiense DAL972 chromosome 11, complete sequence genome:
- a CDS encoding ubiquitin-like protein, putative, producing the protein MHINVSGARPEHTINGLEVDVEEGVEGLRRRIGERLGAPPEQLRLIHMGQLIDGSRPLSSFLQDGTTVHVVVSPGAANNNTSGDARRGVSGGMDITASIMSPTGLTEFLTNIIPDIRNASTGNTRDGVPVMMSIARTMLPAAVQAFSRFEGTQTPQQTRTQSQNQTQQSQQPQEEPQAGQQHMQTHHQSTRVLIGRNSSTPEPASLHIHLHVTTNDLDELPDRLERLGRRIYLPSLSVSTHVEPTSDISGNHRSSEHNAGRTADAAAPHSNENNTTEADEDEIVSDGLILSLLGQLASTTRGNPPNEGEFGTHGLGNLLIRSMIRENPTAFLGICVGNWESFAHFQSRISEVTTQWLAAGRHAGPVTPEERQRRIEQEADRLTRLVAENLELVRAFEQERRPNIDVAAELRRFVIYAHETVIGAIVNPHVSGSAWAQGVRTALVFAGGIAMDRASTWFTRGAESLTRLAGLVARAAVQQFTSLDQSTAEQLAAIIDGTLPTTLLELQQEYQSLPRPEGEPGIFNETASITTTSEGANANELLDICLEEFCEGGPDDSSQAVPDVPPDGYAGELEGALRALGTLPDDAAEDMMNRAQRFCHEAPTGRTGERSSMWKQLERR; encoded by the coding sequence ATGCACATCAACGTCTCCGGTGCACGACCCGAACACACAATTAATGGTTTAGAGGTTGATGTCGAAGAAGGTGTTGAGGGCCTGCGCCGCCGCATAGGAGAGCGACTCGGGGCTCCGCCGGAGCAGCTACGCCTCATCCACATGGGCCAGCTTATCGATGGATCACGCCCTTTAAGCTCCTTCCTGCAAGATGGCACTACTGTCCATGTAGTGGTTTCGCCAGGGGCCGCAAATAATAACACCAGTGGTGATGCTCGACGTGGAGTGAGTGGGGGGATGGATATCACCGCAAGCATCATGTCCCCGACAGGTCTCACTGAGTTCTTAACAAATATCATACCGGATATACGGAATGCTTCCACCGGGAACACGCGCGACGGTGTGCCCGTAATGATGTCAATTGCTCGGACAATGCTTCCCGCAGCTGTTCAGGCCTTTAGTCGTTTTGAAGGGACCCAAACTCCGCAACAAACTCGAACTCAATCCCAAAATCAAACTCAGCAATCCCAGCAGCCACAGGAAGAACCTCAGGCAGGACAGCAACATATGCAGACACACCACCAATCGACTCGTGTTCTCATTGGCCGCAACTCTTCCACTCCAGAGCCGGCATCCCTCCATATTCATCTGCACGTGACGACGAACGATCTTGACGAGCTGCCCGATCGTCTCGAACGGTTGGGGAGACGTATTTATCTTCCGTCGTTGAGTGTAAGCACACACGTCGAGCCGACATCCGATATCAGTGGGAACCATCGTTCTTCCGAACACAACGCAGGTCGAACGGCGGACGCCGCTGCACCACACagcaacgaaaacaacacaaccgAAGCTGACGAAGACGAAATTGTAAGCGATGGCTTGATCCTCAGCCTCCTTGGCCAACTGGCCTCCACAACCAGGGGGAATCCACCCAACGAAGGTGAGTTCGGGACCCACGGGCTCGGTAACCTTCTAATCCGGTCGATGATACGGGAAAATCCCACTGCTTTCTTGGGTATCTGCGTCGGGAACTGGGAGAGCTTTGCCCACTTCCAATCGCGCATTTCAGAAGTGACGACACAGTGGCTTGCAGCGGGGCGGCACGCTGGACCCGTTACTCCGGAGGAGCGCCAGCGACGCATTGAGCAGGAGGCTGACAGGCTTACTCGTCTCGTTGCGGAAAATCTGGAGCTAGTGCGGGCTTTTGAACAGGAACGTCGACCTAATATCGATGTAGCGGCTGAGTTGCGAAGGTTTGTTATCTATGCTCATGAAACAGTTATAGGAGCGATCGTCAATCCACATGTGTCCGGAAGTGCGTGGGCCCAAGGCGTCCGAACGGCTCTTGTTTTCGCAGGTGGTATCGCCATGGATCGCGCCTCCACGTGGTTTACGCGGGGGGCTGAGAGTTTGACTCGGCTTGCCGGCCTGGTTGCCCGCGCGGCCGTCCAGCAATTCACTTCACTTGACCAAAGCACCGCGGAGCAGCTTGCCGCAATAATTGATGGAACACTTCCCACTACTCTCCTTGAACTTCAGCAAGAATACCAGTCCTTACCTCGGCCAGAGGGTGAGCCGGGCATTTTTAACGAGACTGCATCCATAACCACAACATCCGAGGGTGCCAATGCAAACGAACTTCTGGACATTTGCTTGGAAGAGTTCTGTGAAGGGGGACCGGATGACTCCTCACAAGCGGTCCCCGACGTTCCGCCAGATGGTTATGCCGGAGAACTGGAAGGGGCTCTGCGGGCCCTCGGAACACTCCCCGATGACGCTGCCGAAGACATGATGAACCGCGCTCAGCGGTTTTGCCACGAAGCCCCCACCGGCCGAACGGGTGAAAGATCATCCATGTGGAAGCAACTGGAGAGGAGGTGA
- a CDS encoding lectin, putative codes for MSAIVHQGVSYRMNQKESGGKHTASVYRGVFFPLSQLLLLAIFATVVSPAAASASPKLTGSQMHRTIEKVIEHHSFTPPLLRNYYGGEGLEHWFVGGTAVVTDDHVRLTGNYRDQEGYMWNREALDMPSFEIIVGFHLHGTARYPADGFAIWLTSSPQNATGPLMGHPMDFQGVGVVFDTFDNDGAGNNPAVYVLYNAEGSENREYTTSNDFKNEHVGSCEYAFRQTSAKFSTARLQYKNETLRVYLSNSAEEDETLCTSVSVQLKTDSKDYYIGITAATGGYSDNHDIAFVHTMPIEGEKYDHDVYSRTTPVEESANHHEAVTEENVAKNETNKNQTHEQENATSAESANEGEKPLHEEKVEQHDAEKQEKEHKEEEKQNADKHHEEGKRDEEEHQEAEEREEDKQERRRQPPNPRRKHRSEDQEEENHKGKRTSESKKRSAESTNDEKEVSGTDEEEAAELRHESNRAKGRRASDRRSRRSRDVDRDREEDEATVDEDESEDEYQEGEEEEREDVVRRRKANRQRSASSKRNRKRRSRDRRD; via the coding sequence ATGTCGGCCATCGTGCACCAGGGCGTCTCATATAGGATGAACCAGAAGGAAAGTGGCGGCAAGCACACTGCTTCAGTTTACCGCGGGGTGTTCTTTCCGTTATCACAACTTCTTCTACTTGCCATCTTTGCGACGGTCGTTTCTCCGGCAGCGGCATCCGCGAGTCCAAAACTTACGGGGAGTCAAATGCATCGCACCATTGAGAAGGTTATCGAGCACCACTCATTCACTCCACCACTGCTCCGTAACTACTACGGGGGCGAGGGTTTAGAGCACTGGTTTGTTGGCGGTACCGCTGTTGTTACCGATGATCACGTTCGTCTCACTGGAAACTACAGAGATCAGGAAGGATACATGTGGAACAGAGAGGCCCTTGATATGCCCTCTTTTGAAATTATTGTTGGATTTCACTTACATGGCACGGCACGATACCCAGCGGACGGTTTCGCCATTTGGCTAACGTCATCTCCTCAGAATGCCACCGGCCCGCTGATGGGGCACCCAATGGATTTTCAAGGTGTTGGAGTAGTGTTCGATACTTTCGACAATGATGGGGCTGGCAACAACCCAGCGGTATATGTCCTTTATAACGCCGAGGGAAGTGAGAACCGGGAGTACACCACATCAAATGACTTCAAGAATGAGCATGTGGGGAGTTGTGAGTACGCTTTCCGTCAGACATCGGCCAAATTCTCTACAGCGCGCCTGCAGTATAAAAATGAAACCCTTCGCGTGTATCTATCAAATTCTGCAGAGGAAGATGAGACGCTGTGTACCTCTGTTTCAGTGCAGCTGAAAACAGACAGCAAGGATTATTATATTGGGATCACTGCGGCTACGGGAGGTTATTCCGATAACCATGATATTGCTTTTGTGCACACCATGCCGATTGAAGGTGAGAAATACGATCACGACGTATACTCAAGGACAACTCCGGTAGAGGAGTCGGCGAATCATCACGAAGCCGTGACAGAGGAGAATGTTGCTAAGAACGAGACCAACAAAAACCAAACTCATGAGCAGGAAAATGCAACCTCTGCAGAGTCAGCCAACGAAGGAGAAAAGCCACTTCATGAGGAAAAAGTTGAGCAACATGACGcagaaaagcaggaaaaggagcacaaggaagaagagaagcaaaATGCAGACAAGCATCACGAAGAGGGAAAGCGGGACGAAGAGGAGCACCAAGAGGCGGAGGAGCGCGAAGAAGACAAGCAGGAAAGGAGGCGCCAACCACCGAACCCCCGTCGTAAGCATAGGTCTGAGGAtcaggaggaagaaaaccacaaaggaaagaggacTTCAGAGTCGAAGAAGCGTTCCGCAGAGTCAACAAATGATGAGAAAGAGGTGTCCGGCAcagatgaagaagaagctgcGGAATTGCGACACGAGTCTAATCGTGCAAAGGGCCGCCGCGCCTCCGATCGCAGGAGCCGCCGCTCGAGGGATGTGGACCGCGACCGAGAAGAGGATGAGGCTACCGTGGACGAAGACGAGTCTGAAGACGAGTATCAGGagggagaagaggaggaaagggaagatgTTGTACGGCGTCGCAAAGCTAATCGTCAACGTTCAGCTTCCTCCAAGAGGAACCGCAAGCGCCGCTCGAGAGATCGTCGTGACTAG